The Ammospiza caudacuta isolate bAmmCau1 chromosome 17, bAmmCau1.pri, whole genome shotgun sequence genome has a segment encoding these proteins:
- the TMEM204 gene encoding transmembrane protein 204 has product MTVQKLVATAVLVALVSLILNNAAAFTPNWVYQTLEDGRKRSVGLWRMCWLAERSRGAASTSARHGQGEEQECEALGWGSESAGFQESRSTVKLQFDMMRACNLIATVALTAGQLLFVLGLMELPIISQDAQWWEEAIAAVFQLASFVLVIGLVTFYRIGPYTNLSWSCYLNIGACLLATLAAAILIWNILHRREDCMAPRVIVISRTLTARFRHGLENDYVESPC; this is encoded by the exons ATGACTGTCCAGAAACTGGTAGCCACAGCTGTGTTGGTAGCTCTGGTCTCACTCATCCTTAACAACGCGGCTGCCTTCACCCCCAACTGGGTGTACCAAACGCTGGAGGACGGGCGCAAGCGCAGTGTGGGGCTCTGGAGGATGTGCTGGCTGGCAGAGcggagcagaggggctgcaagCACCAGTGCCAGGCACGGgcaaggagaggagcaggagtgtgaagccctgggctggggttCAGAGTCGGCTGGCTTCCAGGAGTCACGCAGCACTGTCAAAC TGCAGTTTGACATGATGCGTGCCTGCAACCTCATTGCCACGGTGGCTCTGACTGCCGGGCAGCTCCTCTTCGTGCTGGGGCTGATGGAGCTCCCCATCATCTCCCAGGATGCCCAGTGGTGGGAGGAGGCCATAGCTGCTGTGTTCCAGCTTGCCA GTTTTGTTCTGGTTATCGGACTGGTGACGTTCTACCGCATCGGGCCGTACACCAACCTCTCGTGGTCCTGCTACCTGAACATCGGAGCCTGCCTCCTGGCCACGCTGGCAGCTGCCATTCTCATCTGGAACATCCTGCACCGGCGCGAGGACTGCATGGCGCCCCGCGTCATCGTCATCAGCCGCACCCTGACCGCTCGCTTTCGCCACGGCTTGGAAAATGACTATGTCGAGTCACCGTGCTGA